Genomic DNA from Methanomassiliicoccales archaeon:
TCCCTTTTAAATAAACGAATTACTCCATCAAATGAATATGTTGCAACTTCTCCAAATTTTTCGATCAATCTTTCATTAAAAGTCAATATTGACGTACATCCTCTATAACTTAGGGCGTATATCAAATAATCCAATTGTTGACGAAAATTGGAGATGGCCATATCCAGAGTTAATATTCCAAGGTTATCTACAACAACAGCATCAACCTCTCCTTTAATATTCTCAACTATGGAGCTAAACCCTATTTCTGAACCGTATGAATTAAATTTGTAATCATCTACCATTTGTGACTCAAAAATGCCTACAAAATGTAAGAGCCCCTGTTTTTCATAGCCGTCCAAGTCCCATCCGAATATTGAAGCCTGCTCAATAAGATCTAATCTCTTTTCTTGGACTGATATATAAACAGCTTTCTTACCTGCAGCACAAACAGAATTAACGAATTGCAATGCAAAAATTGTTTTTCCGGCACCCGCTGGCCCAGTAATTAATACACTTCCTCCTTTTATATATCCTCCAATGAGCTTGTCAAGTTCAACGATACCAGTGGATATTCTTTCCAAGTTTGCACCTTTCCATTTCATGATATCTTCATCCCGTATTTTTAAATTATTCTAGAAACATAAAATTACTATATTTTATAAAATTAATTCAAAATTTTAGTTATATTGTAAAAGATAACAGATAAATAGTGTTGAAGTTTTCAGACCTAGGGGAAATATCTATGGGTATTAGTATTGCTATTAGAGAAACTGACGCTCCAGAAGCTTTGTGCCGAGAAAGAAAAAAACATTATATTAAAGCGTTCTTGCGTGATATTAAAGGATTTGAAGAATATGCAGACTGGGATATGACAATTAGTGCTGAAGAAGCAAAGAAAGTGTTTGGGTCGGATTGGGATATTTTTTTAAAAAGGAATCGCATTGAGCCAACATCAGAAGTCATCTATTTAGAAAAAATAAAAGTTGAAGAAGATAAGATTAAATTAATGCCTTTAATGAAAAAGTCATATTCAGGATGGGTTTCCTTAGAAAAAATTCCTATTAGTCTAAGGGAAAGGATATTAGAAATTTCCTCACCAGATGATCGATTAACAAGCTGGGATATGCTTTCTTTTGATGAGATGGGCGAGATTTGTAATAAATGTGGACTGTCATGGGATAAGGGAAGAGGATGCATAGGGGATTTCGGACCTGAATCATCATTACTTCCTCAAGTAGCCAAAAAATATGAACTTGACATTATTGCGAATGTTGTGGAAAATGCTAAAACCAAAAAAATATTTACTGAAAATGATGCAAAAGAACTTTTGAGAGAGATAGAAATTCTTAGACAAAAAATGCCAAATGAGCCAAAGGGAAAATTATTGATTTCTAGATACACAGGCGTTTTGGAAAGATTGGAAGCAGTGGCTAACATTTGCCTAAAATACAAAATTGGATTTTATTTTGTTTAATTTTTTTTATAATTAAATTTTAGATTTATTGAAAATAGATTAAAATTAATTAAATATTAAATTAAAAATACAATAATAATTTTTTAAAAAGTTAATATAAATAAGTTAATACCAATCTTCATTAATTCAATTTTAAAATTTTATTGAATTACAGATTTCTAGATATCGGAAACTGCTAAGTATTAGAGTTTGATTATTGGAATTATGCTATCTGGCAAACCATTCTCCTCGTTAAAAGTTGCTGATGCCCATGAACTCATTAATTCTAAACCTCCAGCCGTATTGAAAAATGCCACTTTGCGTGAGGCGATTGAGGCTTTGTTAGCAAATCCATTATCAAGGAATGTTTATGTCATTGATACAGAAGGAAATCTTGCTGGCGCAGTGACAGTAGAGACGTTGTTGAAACATATTGGCTATCGTGCAGGTGTCAGAGAAAATAGCGCCAAAGCTTTTATCGCACTGCTTCGGGATTCGCTAAAGGAGCAGGTAGAAGAGGTAATGAAAAGGACCAAACCCGTAACGATGGATACACCATTAAAAGAAGCTCTCTATATAATGCTTGACGAGCATATGACGGATTTACCGATAGTAGATCAAGATTATAAATTAATAGGAGAGCTAATAGGTTTAGAAATGATCACTGCCGCAAAACATCTTTTCGCATCAAAGCCCTGAACAAACATTGCAAGATGGATTTTTTTCGATTTCTATCTCTTCCCAAACCCCGCTCGAAAGATTCCCTGTTAAAAGACGGCCAAATAAAGGTCTTCCTATACCCGTTATCAATTTGATAGCCTCAACGGCCTGCATTGAGCCAAAAACTCCCGCTACTCCACCCAATATAGCTATTTCAGATTTAATTGAAGGTAAAGAAGAAAAAAAACAATTTAGGCAAGGAGTATGGGGCGGTTTAATAGTTGTAATTTGACCGTGCATGCTTTCAACGCCGGCGTGAACTAATGGTTTTCTTTGAGCAACACAAAAAGAGTTCAACGCAACTTTTGCAGTTGAGTTGTCAGTGCAATCAAGAATAACATCTACATCGGTAAGAAGAGTATTTGCATTACCTAAGCTCAGTCTTTTTGGAACAATTGATATCTCGACTTCATCATTGAGCTCTTTTAATTTTAAAGCAGCAGATTCTACTTTCTTCTTCTTCAACGCTAAATCATCCTTCCAATACAATATTTGACGATTAAGATTTGACAAATCTGGATATTGATCATCAATTAGAATGAGTTTGCCTATCCCTGCTGCGGCTAAATATAAAGCAGCAGGACAACCTAATCCTCCAACACCAATCACTGCGACCTTGGAATTTCGTAATTTAACTTGACTAGTTTCACCAAAGTTGTCTATGATTATCTGACGATTATAACGTATTACTTCGGATTGGGTTAAGGAAAATTTTTCATCAAGGTTCAAGTTTCTCCCTACCTAAAGATGGTCTATTCGGATTAAATTTAATATCAACACGCTATCTTAAAATAATTATAAATACCAACCTTCTATGATGAAAGCCAAGAAAAAATGGATATTAAAAGACTTTGTTAAATTATCTAGACCGCATTTTTTAGTCCCGGGATTTTTTCTATATTCAATGGGGTCTCTCCTTGCCGCTTGTCGAGGATTTATATTAGAATTTGATAAATTCCTTTTTGGTTATTTAATATTCTTTTTCGCCCATCTTTCCGTTTCTTATAGCA
This window encodes:
- a CDS encoding ATPase domain-containing protein; the protein is MKWKGANLERISTGIVELDKLIGGYIKGGSVLITGPAGAGKTIFALQFVNSVCAAGKKAVYISVQEKRLDLIEQASIFGWDLDGYEKQGLLHFVGIFESQMVDDYKFNSYGSEIGFSSIVENIKGEVDAVVVDNLGILTLDMAISNFRQQLDYLIYALSYRGCTSILTFNERLIEKFGEVATYSFDGVIRLFKRDSLYADSRERVLEIIKMKNTRHPINYIIFEITEKGIRLDI
- a CDS encoding CBS domain-containing protein is translated as MLSGKPFSSLKVADAHELINSKPPAVLKNATLREAIEALLANPLSRNVYVIDTEGNLAGAVTVETLLKHIGYRAGVRENSAKAFIALLRDSLKEQVEEVMKRTKPVTMDTPLKEALYIMLDEHMTDLPIVDQDYKLIGELIGLEMITAAKHLFASKP
- a CDS encoding HesA/MoeB/ThiF family protein gives rise to the protein MNLDEKFSLTQSEVIRYNRQIIIDNFGETSQVKLRNSKVAVIGVGGLGCPAALYLAAAGIGKLILIDDQYPDLSNLNRQILYWKDDLALKKKKVESAALKLKELNDEVEISIVPKRLSLGNANTLLTDVDVILDCTDNSTAKVALNSFCVAQRKPLVHAGVESMHGQITTIKPPHTPCLNCFFSSLPSIKSEIAILGGVAGVFGSMQAVEAIKLITGIGRPLFGRLLTGNLSSGVWEEIEIEKNPSCNVCSGL